From a region of the Tenggerimyces flavus genome:
- a CDS encoding HD domain-containing protein, producing MNDAAPVCRFLYEVGYLKRSPRVGWEVGGVAGRIESVAEHSFRTAILAHLIATAEGGNPDRAATLGLYHDVPETRIGDIPYVGRRYLTAAEPETIVKDQTSSMPETISAPIRAAIAEFEAGETIEAVCARDADKLECLLQAREYQIAGATDIDAWIESSKRAVRTQTGRRLAEEALVTHPGDWWRAAQGSR from the coding sequence GTGAACGACGCAGCACCTGTTTGTCGGTTCCTGTACGAGGTGGGGTACCTGAAGCGGTCTCCGCGTGTCGGCTGGGAAGTCGGTGGCGTGGCTGGCCGGATCGAGTCCGTCGCGGAGCACTCCTTCCGGACGGCGATTCTGGCCCACCTGATCGCTACGGCCGAGGGTGGGAATCCCGACCGAGCCGCGACTCTGGGGCTGTATCACGACGTACCTGAGACACGGATCGGGGACATCCCATATGTGGGCCGGCGGTACTTGACCGCCGCTGAACCGGAAACGATCGTCAAGGATCAGACCAGCAGCATGCCCGAGACGATCTCGGCGCCGATTCGGGCGGCGATAGCCGAGTTCGAGGCGGGGGAGACGATCGAAGCGGTCTGCGCGCGCGATGCCGACAAGCTGGAGTGCCTGCTCCAAGCACGCGAGTACCAGATTGCCGGAGCAACGGACATCGACGCCTGGATCGAGTCATCCAAGCGAGCAGTGAGGACACAGACAGGGCGTCGCTTGGCCGAAGAGGCGCTGGTCACACACCCCGGTGACTGGTGGAGGGCTGCGCAAGGCTCGCGCTAG